One Rosa chinensis cultivar Old Blush chromosome 5, RchiOBHm-V2, whole genome shotgun sequence genomic region harbors:
- the LOC112203136 gene encoding zinc finger BED domain-containing protein RICESLEEPER 2 gives MHVRCTAHNCNLIVGSGLKRLNRVVLAIRNAVKFVRSSPARLDSFKACVEHEQIPCRGLVVMDVPTRWNSTFLMLEAALKFKAAFARMEEQPDCGFSAYFKEPEEEYDEEGNLVPSKSKRPRVGPPSADEWHKAEVFVQFLRVFYEVTLRVSASNRPTIHTTFHDMLSIESEISKLFIEPKIPPGSDTEKVLSDMTTNMRSKFIKYYGGFRDLNPLVFMGLILDPRFKLRHVTHLLTNEGFELEDVQTKTRELRDVLMSLYEEYAPKETPAKKRGQTEVESSSSQSTVTSTNSRGRQSYINDWRKVVSELDEVVVSHEVDKYLLDPLEFTNEKEGFEFPIMLWWKINGAKYPILQAIAKDVLAV, from the coding sequence ATGCATGTTAGGTGTACTGCCCATAATTGTAATTTGATTGTTGGTAGTGGGCTGAAGAGACTAAATAGAGTAGTGTTGGCCATTAGAAATGCGGTGAAGTTTGTTAGGTCTTCACCAGCAAGGTTGGATAGTTTTAAGGCATGTGTAGAACATGAACAGATCCCTTGTAGAGGATTGGTTGTTATGGATGTTCCCACGAGGTGGAATTCAACATTCTTAATGTTGGAAGCTGCCTTGAAGTTCAAAGCAGCCTTTGCAAGGATGGAGGAGCAACCGGACTGCGGCTTTTCAGCCTATTTCAAAGAGCCTGAGGAAGAGTATGATGAGGAAGGAAATTTGGTTCCAAGTAAAagcaagaggcctagagtgGGGCCTCCATCCGCGGATGAATGGCATAAGGCGGAAGTGTTTGTGCAGTTTCTTAGGGTATTCTATGAAGTAACTCTAAGAGTTAGTGCAAGTAATAGGCCCACAATCCACACCACTTTTCATGATATGTTGTCAATCGAATCGGAGATTAGCAAGCTCTTCATAGAACCCAAAATTCCACCAGGCTCGGACACCGAGAAGGTTTTGAGTGATATGACAACAAATATGAGGTCCAAATTCATCAAGTATTATGGTGGCTTTCGGGATTTGAATCCCTTGGTGTTTATGGGGCTgatccttgatcctagattcaaGCTAAGGCATGTAACTCATCTTTTGACAAATGAAGGGTTTGAATTGGAAGATGTGCAGACTAAAACGAGGGAGTTACGTGATGTGTTGATGTCCTTATATGAAGAGTATGCACCAAAGGAGACCCCTGCAAAGAAGAGAGGTCAAACAGAGGTTGAAAGCTCATCTTCACAAAGCACTGTAACAAGCACCAACAGCAGAGGAAGACAATCTTACATCAATGATTGGAGGAAAGTAGTTTCTGAGCTTGATGAGGTTGTGGTTTCACATGAAGTAGACAAATACTTGCTGGACCCTCTTGAATTCACAAATGAGAAGGAAGGGTTCGAGTTCCCGATTATGTTATGGTGGAAGATCAATGGAGCCAAGTACCCTATACTTCAAGCAATAGCCAAAGATGTGTTGGCTGTTTAA